Proteins encoded by one window of Chaetodon trifascialis isolate fChaTrf1 chromosome 15, fChaTrf1.hap1, whole genome shotgun sequence:
- the xylt2 gene encoding xylosyltransferase 2: MVASARVQKLLRRYKLAIAAALTILLIQGLVVWSLRSLEEGEAERKIRQTKLPDHNSQDPKKDTALWDTQKFLSGRNRGRWSGRLEKTGGTAASAPRRGTSRKGEKPNIRLKSPQERGMRGTGLDGVVLHDLSSSRNFNETRGGTDGAAKLPAAAILGEPGSVDGAHQAPSSDFVPKCDIIGKDALSALHRAGSQQCRQEIANIVCQHQARQLMPDALPQFCPQLGVSNQVQAIGELDNSLSQVENPVRVAFVLMVHGRAVRQLKRLIKAIYHRDHYYYIHVDKRSGYLHREVLQIAQQYPNIRATPWRMVTIWGGASLLKAYLRSMQDLLSMLDWKWDFFINLSATDFPTRTNDELVAFLSQQRDKNFLKSHGRENARFIKKQGLDRLFHECDNHMWRLGERSIPDGLEVSGGSDWFALTRRFVEYVINSQDDLVSGLKQFYSYALLPAESFFHTVLGNSHMCDTLVDNNLRVTNWNRKLGCKCQYKHIVDWCGCSPNDFKPQDLIRIQQLTRPTFFARKFESAVNQEAIDILDTHLYGQYAPGTVAIKAYWESLFEQLDGVGSLSDAALTAYTSFFRLGLKNLATIQSSAEACRFEPVGYPLSVHLYFYDDRFQGYLVRQEVQAVGSKVKETLEMWAVPQATFVLETNLKEFERLKNLEIGTEWDPKERIFRNFGGVIGPLNEPLAVQKWARGPNLTATVVWIDPALVVAASYEITVDVDAEYTQYKPPLQRPLRPGTWTVQVLKQWERVAEVRFLVMPLTFKDKEPLRKEEDSWLHAGPPGNLYLEQSFQQLSSMLKLPPQESAMQDAQRKAQLVGQPLEAWVDSSVGAFWVTGDLCATQTSSCPAIGPCSKTSWSSLSPDPKSELGPVKSDGRIR; the protein is encoded by the exons ATGGTGGCCAGCGCTCGAGTACAGAAGCTCCTCCGCCGATATAAACTCGCGATTGCCGCCGCACTAACTATCCTCCTGATCCAAGGGCTTGTGGTATGGAGTCTGAGAAGTCTAGAAGAAGGCGAGGCAGAG agaaaaataagacagaCTAAGCTGCCTGACCACAACAGCCAGGACCCCAAGAAAGACACCGCACTTTGGGACACACAAAAGTTTTTGTCAGGGAGGAACAGGGGCAGATGGAGTGGCAGGTTGGAGAAGACGGGGGGCACAGCAGCCAGTGCGCCGAGAAGAGGGACCAGCCGAAAAGGAGAAAAGCCCAACATCAGGCTGAAGTCTCCCCAGGAGCGGGGCATGAGGGGCACTGGATTGGATGGCGTGGTCCTCCACGACCTGTCCAGCAGCCGTAACTTCAACGAGACCCGAGGTGGCACTGATGGCGCAGCCAAGTTGCCTGCCGCTGCCATACTGGGGGAGCCGGGCAGCGTGGACGGGGCGCACCAAGCACCCAGCAGTGACTTTGTGCCGAAATGTGATATCATAGGCAAAGACGCGCTGTCTGCCCTTCATCGCGCGGGGTCACAGCAGTGCCGACAGGAGATTGCCAACATCGTGTGTCAGCATCAGGCCAGACAGCTCATGCCAGACGCACTTCCTCAGTTCTGCCCACAGCTCG gtgtATCAAATCAGGTCCAGGCCATTGGTGAGCTGGACAACAGCCTGTCTCAAGTGGAGAACCCCGTCAGAGTGGCTTTCGTTCTGATGGTCCATGGCCGTGCTGTACGGCAGCTCAAGCGCCTCATCAAAGCCATATATCACCGTGACCACTACTACTACATCCATGTGGACAAG CGGTCCGGCTACTTGCATCGGGAGGTCCTGCAGATAGCCCAACAGTACCCAAACATTCGAGCCACGCCCTGGCGGATGGTCACCATCTGGGGTGGTGCCAGTCTACTGAAGGCCTACCTACGCAGCATGCAGGACCTGCTCTCCATGCTGGACTGGAAGTGGGATTTTTTCATCAACCTGAGTGCGACAGATTTCCCCACCAG GACGAATGATGAACTGGTGGCATTTCTGTCGCAGCAAAGAGACAAGAATTTCCTCAAGTCCCACGGGAGAGAAAATGCCAG GTTTATTAAGAAGCAGGGCCTTGACCGTCTCTTCCATGAGTGTGACAACCACATGTGGCGTCTCGGCGAACGCAGCATCCCAGACGGCCTGGAGGTCTCAGGTGGCTCTGATTGGTTTGCGCTCACCCGCCGCTTTGTGGAGTACGTCATCAACTCCCAGGATGACCTGGTGTCAGGGCTGAAGCAGTTCTATTCCTACGCTCTGCTCCCTGCTGAG TCGTTCTTCCACACGGTGCTCGGAAACAGTCACATGTGCGACACTCTGGTGGACAACAACCTGCGTGTCACCAACTGGAATCGTAAGCTGGGATGTAAATGCCAGTACAAGCACATTGTGGATTGGTGCGGCTGCTCTCCCAACGATTTCAAACCGCAAGACCTCATTCGGATCCAG CAATTGACCCGTCCGACATTCTTTGCCCGGAAGTTTGAGTCAGCAGTGAACCAGGAGGCCATAGACATCTTGGACACTCACCTATATGGCCAATATGCTCCAGGCACTGTTGCCATCAAGGCATACTGGGAGAGCCTGTTTGAGCAGTTGGATGGCGTGGGCTCACTCAGTGATGCTGCTCTCACTGCTTACACGTCTTTCTTTCGCCTGGGCCTCAAGAATCTGGCAACTattcagagcagtgcagaggcgTGCAG GTTTGAACCAGTAGGCTACCCTCTATCAGTACACTTGTATTTTTATGACGACCGTTTCCAAGGATACCTGGTGCGCCAGGAAGTCCAGGCTGTGGGCTCAAAGGTGAAGGAGACACTGGAGATGTGGGCAGTGCCCCAAGCCACATTTGTCCTGGAGACAAACCTCAAGGAGTTTGAAAGGCTGAAGAATCTGGAA ATTGGCACAGAGTGGGATCCTAAAGAAAGAATCTTTCGTAACTTCGGCGGGGTGATCGGCCCTTTGAATGAACCACTGGCGGTACAGAAGTGGGCGCGTGGCCCCAACCTCACAGCCACTGTTGTCTGGATTGACCCAGCTCTAGTGGTGGCAGCTTCTTATGAGATTACTGTGGATGTGGATGCAGAGTACACCCAGTATAAACCCCCATTGCAGCGCCCCCTGCGGCCCGGTACCTGGACGGTACAGGTGTTAAAACAGTGGGAGCGCGTAGCGGAGGTTCGCTTTCTGGTCATGCCTTTAACCTTCAAAGATAAGGAGCCACTACGCAAAG AAGAAGACAGCTGGCTCCATGCAGGTCCTCCAGGTAATCTGTACCTGGAGCAGAGCTTCCAGCAGCTGAGCTCCATGCTCAAGCTGCCGCCCCAGGAGTCTGCCATGCAGGACGCCCAGCGCAAAGCCCAGCTGGTGGGTCAGCCCCTTGAAGCGTGGGTGGATAGCAGCGTAGGGGCATTCTGGGTTACAGGCGACCTGTGCGCCACACAGACTTCATCTTGCCCTGCCATAGGACCTTGCTCCAAAACCTCCTGGAGCTCTCTGTCCCCAGACCCCAAATCTGAACTGGGTCCAGTCAAAAGTGACGGGCGGATCAGGTAG